One Micromonospora sp. WMMD1120 genomic region harbors:
- a CDS encoding PadR family transcriptional regulator, with product MADSGVNPTAAALLGLLHEGPMTGGQLMAAAERRLAPYWSMTRSQVYRELPVLAERGFVRLGKPGPRMSQPYALTASGKRTFSRWLAENPGRDTIRNPIALRMAFGNLHSASQLKSLYASANEYHTEALAQVREQVKNAKRDGETYDASALEFAVAYHRAALSWLKSAPVG from the coding sequence ATGGCGGATTCCGGAGTCAACCCTACGGCGGCGGCCCTGCTCGGCCTCCTCCACGAGGGCCCGATGACAGGCGGCCAGTTGATGGCCGCCGCTGAGCGCCGTTTGGCGCCGTACTGGTCGATGACCCGCAGCCAGGTCTACCGGGAGTTGCCGGTGCTGGCCGAGCGGGGTTTCGTGCGGCTCGGCAAGCCGGGGCCGCGAATGAGTCAGCCGTACGCGCTCACCGCCAGCGGGAAGCGGACATTCTCCCGCTGGCTGGCGGAGAACCCGGGGCGGGACACCATCCGCAACCCGATCGCGCTCCGGATGGCCTTCGGCAACCTGCACTCCGCCAGCCAGCTCAAGAGCCTGTACGCGTCGGCCAACGAATACCACACGGAGGCCCTCGCCCAGGTCCGGGAACAGGTGAAGAACGCCAAACGGGACGGCGAGACGTACGACGCCAGCGCGCTGGAGTTCGCCGTCGCCTACCACCGGGCGGCCCTGTCGTGGCTGAAGTCCGCCCCCGTCGGGTGA
- the prfB gene encoding peptide chain release factor 2, which produces MTAADYAEQLKELDATLRNIEAVLNINRLHEDKARLEQEASAPDLWDDQARAQQVTSQLSYVNGEISKLGSLRSGLDDTQVLLELAEAESDPGVLAEVESEITALTKSIQEMEVRTLLSGEYDSREALVAIRAGAGGVDAADFAEMLLRMYLRWAERHGYPTEVYETSYAEEAGLKSATFAVKVPYAYGTLSVESGTHRLVRISPFDNQGRRQTSFAGVEVLPVTEQTDHIDIPENEVRVDVYRSSGPGGQSVNTTDSAVRLTHIPTGIVVTCQNEKSQLQNKASALRVLQARLLERKRQEEQAKLEGLKENAAGSWGDQMRSYVLHPYQMVKDLRTEQETGNPSAVFDGDLDGFIEAGIRWRKQRQLAGNGA; this is translated from the coding sequence GTGACCGCTGCCGATTACGCCGAACAGCTCAAGGAACTCGACGCGACCCTGCGCAACATCGAGGCCGTCCTCAACATCAACCGGCTCCACGAGGACAAGGCGCGCCTGGAGCAGGAGGCGTCCGCCCCCGATCTCTGGGACGACCAGGCCAGGGCTCAGCAGGTGACCTCGCAGCTGTCGTACGTCAACGGCGAGATCAGCAAGCTGGGCAGTCTGCGTTCCGGCCTCGACGACACCCAGGTGCTGCTGGAGCTGGCCGAGGCCGAGTCCGACCCGGGGGTGCTGGCCGAGGTCGAGTCGGAGATCACCGCGCTGACCAAGTCCATCCAGGAGATGGAGGTCCGCACCCTGCTCTCCGGCGAGTACGACTCCCGGGAGGCGCTGGTCGCCATCCGGGCCGGCGCGGGCGGCGTGGACGCCGCGGACTTCGCCGAGATGCTGCTGCGGATGTACCTGCGCTGGGCGGAGCGGCACGGTTACCCGACCGAGGTCTACGAAACCTCGTACGCCGAGGAGGCGGGCCTCAAGTCGGCGACCTTCGCGGTCAAGGTGCCGTACGCGTACGGCACGCTCAGCGTCGAGTCGGGCACCCACCGGCTGGTCCGGATCAGCCCGTTCGACAACCAGGGCCGGCGGCAGACCAGCTTCGCCGGCGTCGAGGTCCTGCCGGTCACCGAGCAGACCGACCACATCGACATCCCGGAGAACGAGGTGCGGGTGGACGTCTACCGCTCCTCCGGCCCCGGTGGGCAGAGCGTCAACACCACCGACTCGGCGGTCCGGTTGACCCACATCCCGACCGGCATCGTGGTGACCTGCCAGAACGAGAAGTCCCAGCTCCAGAACAAGGCCTCCGCGCTGCGCGTGCTCCAGGCCCGACTGCTCGAGCGCAAGCGTCAGGAGGAGCAGGCCAAGCTCGAAGGGCTGAAGGAGAACGCGGCCGGCTCGTGGGGCGACCAGATGCGCTCCTACGTCCTGCACCCCTATCAGATGGTGAAGGATCTCCGAACTGAGCAGGAGACCGGCAATCCGAGCGCGGTGTTCGACGGCGACCTGGACGGTTTCATCGAGGCGGGCATTCGCTGGCGCAAGCAGCGGCAGCTCGCCGGCAACGGTGCGTGA
- the ftsE gene encoding cell division ATP-binding protein FtsE, with translation MIQLEQVTKTYPKASRPSLDNVSVSIEKGEFVFFIGPSGSGKSTIIKMLLHEVAPNKGRVIVNGKDVTSMRSWKRPHFRRSIGCVFQDFRLLPNRTAYENVAFALEVIGKTKAVARRVVPEVLELVGLGGKEHRYPHELSGGEQQRVAVARAFVNRPLILLADEPTGNLDPDTSIEIMRLLDRINRTGTTVVMVTHDSNIVNQMRRRVVEIESGRIVRDQARGVYG, from the coding sequence GTGATTCAGCTTGAGCAAGTGACGAAGACGTACCCGAAGGCGTCCCGGCCTTCGCTCGACAACGTGTCCGTCTCGATCGAGAAGGGCGAGTTCGTCTTCTTCATCGGTCCATCCGGCTCCGGCAAGTCCACGATCATCAAGATGCTGCTGCACGAGGTCGCCCCCAACAAGGGCCGCGTCATCGTGAACGGCAAGGACGTCACCTCGATGCGCTCCTGGAAGCGACCCCACTTCCGGCGCTCGATCGGCTGCGTCTTCCAGGACTTCCGGCTCCTGCCGAACCGCACCGCCTACGAGAACGTCGCGTTCGCGCTCGAGGTGATCGGCAAGACCAAGGCGGTCGCCCGCCGGGTCGTGCCGGAGGTGCTGGAGCTGGTCGGGCTCGGTGGCAAGGAGCACCGCTACCCGCACGAGCTCTCCGGTGGTGAGCAGCAGCGGGTCGCCGTCGCCCGGGCGTTCGTGAACCGTCCGCTGATCCTGCTGGCGGACGAGCCCACCGGAAACCTGGACCCGGACACCTCGATCGAGATCATGCGCCTGCTGGACCGGATCAACCGCACCGGCACGACCGTCGTGATGGTCACGCACGACTCCAACATCGTGAACCAGATGCGCCGCCGCGTCGTTGAGATTGAGAGCGGTCGCATCGTGCGTGACCAGGCCCGCGGCGTCTACGGGTGA
- the ftsX gene encoding permease-like cell division protein FtsX produces MRVKYVLSEVLVGLWRNVTMSIAMIITMAVSLTMLGASGLMYRQVDDMKDLYYKNIEVSIFLTQEVSEQERTDLDAKLKSDPLVKEVFYVSKDEAYKRFKEMYPDAPDLVNAIKPDQLPEAFRLKLNNPEQYKNIYDQYKDSAGVEEIIDQSRLLDKVFNVLTAIQNIALAAAIVMAIAALLLVANTIQVAAYSKRREVAVMKLVGASNWFIQAPFVLEAVVAGLIGALLGLVALIAAKYLLFDGSLSALQGLLSPISWGDILFIFPIMAGVGGLVSAATAWITLRFYLRV; encoded by the coding sequence ATGCGCGTGAAATACGTCCTGTCCGAGGTACTCGTCGGACTGTGGCGCAACGTGACCATGTCCATCGCGATGATCATCACGATGGCGGTCTCGCTGACCATGCTCGGCGCCAGCGGTCTGATGTACCGCCAGGTCGACGACATGAAGGACCTCTACTACAAGAACATCGAAGTCTCGATCTTCTTGACCCAGGAGGTGAGCGAGCAGGAGCGCACCGACCTGGACGCCAAGCTGAAGAGCGACCCCCTGGTGAAGGAGGTCTTCTACGTCAGCAAGGACGAGGCGTACAAGCGCTTCAAGGAGATGTACCCGGACGCGCCGGACCTGGTGAACGCGATCAAGCCGGACCAGTTGCCCGAGGCGTTCCGGCTCAAGCTGAACAACCCGGAGCAGTACAAGAACATCTACGACCAGTACAAGGACTCCGCCGGCGTCGAGGAGATCATCGACCAGAGTCGACTGCTCGACAAGGTCTTCAACGTCCTCACCGCGATCCAGAACATCGCCCTGGCCGCCGCCATCGTGATGGCGATCGCCGCCCTGCTGCTGGTCGCCAACACCATCCAGGTGGCCGCGTACAGCAAGCGGCGCGAGGTCGCGGTCATGAAGCTGGTCGGTGCGTCCAACTGGTTCATCCAGGCGCCGTTCGTGCTGGAGGCGGTGGTGGCCGGTCTGATCGGCGCCCTGCTGGGCCTGGTCGCCCTGATCGCGGCGAAGTATCTGCTCTTCGACGGCTCGCTGAGCGCGTTGCAGGGTCTGCTCTCGCCGATCAGCTGGGGTGACATCCTGTTCATCTTCCCGATCATGGCCGGCGTCGGTGGTCTGGTCAGCGCCGCCACCGCCTGGATCACCCTGCGCTTCTACCTGCGGGTCTAG
- the smpB gene encoding SsrA-binding protein SmpB: MPREKGRKVVASNKKARHDYSILDTYEAGMALTGTEVKSLRAGRASLVDAFAQERNGELFLHAMHIPEYTQGTWTNHEPRRTRKLLLNRGELDKLIGKTREGGLTIVPLQVYFSDGWAKVEIALAKGKKSYDKRQDLAKRDADREIARVSGRRGKGMDD, from the coding sequence ATGCCACGGGAAAAGGGGCGCAAGGTGGTCGCCTCCAACAAGAAGGCACGCCACGACTACTCGATCCTCGACACGTACGAGGCGGGCATGGCGCTGACCGGCACCGAGGTCAAGTCGCTGCGGGCCGGGCGGGCGTCGCTCGTCGACGCGTTCGCCCAGGAGCGCAACGGCGAGTTGTTCCTGCACGCGATGCACATCCCGGAGTACACGCAGGGCACCTGGACCAACCACGAGCCCCGACGTACCCGCAAGCTGCTGCTCAACCGGGGCGAGCTGGACAAGCTCATCGGGAAGACCCGCGAGGGCGGCCTGACGATAGTGCCCCTACAGGTCTACTTCTCGGACGGCTGGGCCAAGGTGGAGATCGCTCTCGCCAAGGGCAAGAAGTCGTACGACAAGCGCCAGGACCTCGCCAAGCGGGACGCGGACCGGGAGATCGCCCGGGTGTCCGGCCGGCGCGGCAAGGGCATGGACGACTGA